In one window of Mytilus trossulus isolate FHL-02 chromosome 7, PNRI_Mtr1.1.1.hap1, whole genome shotgun sequence DNA:
- the LOC134725953 gene encoding gamma-glutamyl hydrolase-like, which translates to MGCFKILVLLNVLWLTTFTTAYLRPIIGVVSQKSSGGHGDTGIPADYIKWIESAGGGVVPIRDQESEEYYEKMFTYTNGVLLPGGGVDLFTSGYANASRYFYEMALKAYDKGDYYPVWGTCLGFQELSALTAGVLVTTNASVWDKSLPLNLTEEYKESRMFGTLPDDVKTYLMKDNVTPNFHSYGVTVQTYNSNSRLKKFFKVLSTNVASNGKEFLSTVEAHKYPVYGIQWHPEKSNFLWNSRYTGLVHDFQSIRVSQHFANFFISEARKNKHKFPSVEMEAKSLINNYPIWYTADSSFEEMYFFNYTIN; encoded by the exons ATGGGATGTTTTAAGATACTTGTATTACTTAATGTATTATGGCTTACAACCTTCACCACTGCTTATTTAAGACCTATAATTg GTGTTGTATCTCAAAAGTCCTCTGGTGGCCATGGTGACACAGGAATACCAGCAGACTACATTAAATGGATAGAAAGTGCAGGAGGTGGTGTTGTACCAATAAG gGACCAAGAATCTGAAGAATACtatgaaaaaatgtttacatatacTAATGG AGTACTGCTTCCAGGAGGAGGTGTAGATCTGTTTACGTCAGGCTATGCGAATGCTTCAAGATACTTTTATGAGATGGCACTGAAG GCTTATGATAAAGGTGACTATTATCCTGTATGGGGAACATGTTTAGGATTTCAGGAGTTATCTGCCCTTACTGCAGGAGTATTGGTGACAACAAATGCCAGTGTATGGGACAAGTCTCTTCCATTGAATTTGACTGAAG AATACAAAGAAAGTCGTATGTTTGGTACTCTTCCTGATGATGTCAAGACCTATCTAATGAAGGACAATGTAACACCTAACTTCCATTCATACGGTGTAACAGTTCAG ACTTACAATAGTAACTCCAGACTAAAGAAATTTTTTAAAGTGTTGTCAACAAATGTAGCTTCAAATGGGAAAGAATTTCTCTCAACAGTAGAAG cACATAAATATCCTGTATATGGTATACAATGGCATCCAGAGAAAAGTAACTTTTTATGGAACAGTAGATATACTGGATTAGTACACGACTTTCAGTCCATACGGGTCTCACAACACTTTGCTAACTTTTTCATCAGTGAAG cCAGAAAAAATAAGCACAAGTTCCCAAGTGTTGAGATGGAAGCTAAGTCATTGATTAACAATTATCCAATCTGGTATACAGCTGATTCCTCATTTGAAGAGATGTATTTCTTCAACTATACAATTAATTAA